The Luteolibacter rhizosphaerae genome window below encodes:
- the recO gene encoding DNA repair protein RecO, with amino-acid sequence MEHCQGTLIRLTKLTDTSWIVHWFTAGHGLIKTVAKGARSPKSPFAGKLDLFFDAEIHWSKARSGELHGLREVAVAATREPIRGNYNAMLLSGYCCRLLELAVERDHPEPDLFDLLRRALNHISEKGASVRAMQHFEQELAKNLGIARDRRPAAPTLREALGGLPPQRAQLLERLSPRAEFPVAESESGDLK; translated from the coding sequence ATGGAGCACTGCCAAGGCACATTGATCCGGCTCACCAAGCTCACGGACACCAGTTGGATCGTCCACTGGTTCACCGCCGGGCACGGGCTGATCAAGACGGTGGCCAAGGGTGCCCGCAGCCCGAAGAGCCCCTTCGCCGGGAAGCTGGATCTCTTCTTCGACGCCGAGATCCATTGGTCCAAGGCCCGCAGCGGCGAGCTCCACGGGCTCCGCGAGGTGGCCGTCGCGGCCACCCGCGAGCCGATCCGAGGTAATTACAATGCAATGCTTTTGTCTGGCTATTGCTGTCGCCTGCTGGAACTCGCCGTCGAGCGGGATCATCCGGAGCCGGACCTCTTCGATCTTCTCCGCCGGGCCCTGAACCACATTTCGGAGAAGGGAGCCTCGGTCCGGGCAATGCAGCACTTCGAGCAGGAATTGGCTAAAAATCTGGGGATTGCCCGGGACCGACGCCCTGCCGCCCCCACCCTGAGGGAGGCCCTCGGCGGCCTGCCGCCCCAGCGCGCCCAGCTTCTCGAACGACTTTCACCACGCGCGGAATTCCCCGTTGCAGAATCCGAATCCGGTGATTTAAAGTAA
- a CDS encoding HD domain-containing protein, whose protein sequence is MDAASVTLLTISSLKEQAGEQPLVAFVHCELQSRSQRQTKAGKPYLVLTFADATGSFNLNAWSDAPLYEAVASIPDGTVLGLDAQWTQNQYGVNAANLAWERLSGDELETFFAGDAVTAEKQRRDWETIVNFCAGIRDPRLHALTKHFITELGAKFRRAAAARKNHHARRGGLSEHVAQMMRTADLICGAYPQLNRDLLLTGVLFHDCGKLWENQYPERGFSQAYTLHGEMLGHIPLGIELVNKLWRDVAEWPEAKDWLTVEPASETVRLHLLHLIASHHGELAFGSPTLPRTPEAFALHYIDNLDAKLEMVKDAYAQAGELAEGIYEKQFPLPANLVDPLPAFEG, encoded by the coding sequence ATGGATGCTGCCTCCGTGACCCTGCTGACCATTTCCTCCCTGAAGGAACAAGCCGGCGAGCAGCCGCTCGTCGCTTTTGTCCACTGCGAGCTGCAATCGCGCAGCCAGCGCCAGACCAAGGCGGGGAAGCCTTACCTCGTCCTGACCTTCGCGGACGCTACCGGCAGCTTCAATCTCAACGCCTGGTCGGACGCCCCGCTCTATGAGGCGGTCGCCAGCATCCCCGATGGCACGGTCCTCGGCCTGGACGCCCAGTGGACCCAGAACCAGTACGGCGTGAATGCCGCGAACCTCGCTTGGGAGCGCCTCAGCGGCGATGAGCTCGAGACCTTCTTCGCCGGCGATGCCGTCACCGCGGAGAAGCAGCGCCGCGATTGGGAGACCATCGTGAACTTCTGCGCCGGGATCCGCGATCCCCGCCTGCATGCGCTGACCAAGCACTTCATCACCGAGTTGGGAGCGAAGTTCCGCCGCGCGGCCGCGGCCCGGAAGAACCACCACGCCCGTCGAGGCGGACTCTCCGAGCACGTCGCGCAGATGATGCGCACCGCGGATCTCATCTGCGGTGCCTACCCCCAGCTCAACCGCGACCTCCTGCTAACCGGCGTCCTCTTCCACGACTGCGGCAAGCTCTGGGAAAACCAGTACCCGGAGCGCGGCTTCAGCCAGGCCTACACCCTCCATGGCGAGATGCTCGGCCACATCCCGCTCGGCATCGAACTGGTGAACAAGCTCTGGCGCGACGTGGCCGAATGGCCCGAGGCGAAGGACTGGCTCACCGTGGAACCTGCAAGCGAAACGGTACGCCTCCATCTCCTCCACCTCATCGCCAGCCACCACGGCGAGCTCGCCTTCGGGTCCCCAACGCTGCCGCGCACGCCGGAAGCCTTCGCCCTCCACTACATCGACAACCTCGATGCGAAGCTGGAGATGGTGAAGGACGCCTATGCTCAAGCCGGAGAGCTCGCAGAAGGCATCTACGAGAAGCAGTTCCCCCTGCCGGCCAATCTGGTCGATCCGCTCCCGGCCTTTGAAGGCTGA
- a CDS encoding RHS repeat domain-containing protein, which yields MPDSKPEAEAESDEAAEESYVDAFDLSLHHDTSFASIPLAASDLRLEANASVRETTWSNRSGLRPHEELTSPFGISWSSNLCAYIETVETLGTTTTRPTSVNVVDESGRTQRFGTADNMATFFPWPSSLTDKKTYLNKLTRDDDSIVLEKKYGNKLTYRPCDAWFLYSSDRLEPSPTVVRHRYWRLEEVEDRFGVKVLYDYGSNPFSLIPVEIRAVDRLDQKLTIGRSSNGRRVEWIKDAEENITKFHYANRTVSVPDTIYQYPYQELERVEFPGGAEETYTYEVLADPEFETAEPKVTRHLHANLKSIQRDGYARRVFTYGFDRTKKWFDHSLGRNAISVNLDSVPAEVAARARTYVATINKEPQPFATLRVQYGIPRQVTGVSWPAMGIQSAFAKTADTQTTYGPSFSASNGTEVTDAGGKKYTYTFGGTHGEIIDTDSSQIGGTTNVSTQWLIYHTQMTLQYKNPGGAILGSESFEFDPDSGLSLKKTVDFCGNETVWGFEEERPAGPRIALANKPGFLTKWADPSKKTDALGRIEDYAYGNHRMLKRLTDIHGTVTQYTVDDLGRRRDMSVEDAAGNPLLKETYDYDEEAADGLFPGFMVRKTKKAFANLSGKPWEQDLVVEYIHDSRGRVWKERVDPAGEDLVTVHTYDLNNQRVTTLDPKNIETSFDYDGRNRLGSVTYASNSATPTVKSFGYDDNNAKIRETDENGHSTLMERDGLGRVIKSARDLNGDNLIDLDDDIVTQFAYDDVGQLRKEIDPRGFATVSFRDHLHRPQHVFGGVPAASADGTFADLSELAESSRGITRGEFSYSTVKNTGGGLLAPFKPTETVRYHAVSMTYGQADSTLTDSATYDDVYRPVETTSEYKPGFSKTTEFDHGTVNASGRESLVSTVTDSLGKVTLTTRDGLGRETEVIDGFGNADADLVLASTKHYTSTGLVWKAVDPLLRETGTEYDRAGRPVKVFQPDPVTGQVTAGSSVTETVYDDNGNVSAVIDPLGRRTDFDHDLRNRKWRTRQAAVSDSTDPDSPIANVRPTTTVAYDDAGNTIAVTDPRGSTTRTFHDPANRPVKVRTNPQTGNPSADRDSPGTHDITVATSYDKGGLVRSVMDGNGNTTRNSYDNLGRLIGTATDPDSGNPASLPESGFDPAAYRGANPTAILVSYLHDDSGNIIGVTDGEEHQTAFTFDGFSRKTATLWDPGKMLERVESSEYNSFVQTARVDGKGHRTEYGYDELHRLEDVIYRSDTMGTTHPDNRHLDYDKAGKVLAVTYPNDPGSIRAVYSVYDKLDRLTSETSAGITHTHPEYDKAGNRKQTTYGRTGTTLVSTYDALNRLETCEERSDAATPSGRTTVYAYDRGGLVTRKTLPNGNASSTGRDRLGRTLSMVERTSSGAVVSSFDYSQAVGGWPFSHDGAGNVLRCAEHHSMSGVDDRVVVNTYDHANRLDTETITPAGGAAVATDYGYDRADNRVSKTIGATVTDYQFGDGDNGANSNQLGAYGPSGQPVTHSFTYDANGNR from the coding sequence GTGCCGGACAGCAAACCCGAGGCGGAAGCCGAAAGCGACGAGGCCGCGGAGGAATCCTATGTGGATGCCTTCGACCTGAGTCTCCACCACGACACCTCGTTCGCCTCGATCCCGCTCGCGGCCAGCGACCTGCGCTTGGAGGCCAATGCATCGGTGCGCGAAACCACCTGGTCGAACCGGAGCGGTCTGCGGCCCCATGAGGAACTCACTTCCCCATTTGGAATCTCGTGGTCGTCCAATCTCTGCGCCTACATCGAAACGGTCGAGACGCTCGGTACCACCACCACCCGCCCGACAAGCGTCAACGTCGTGGACGAAAGCGGCCGGACCCAGAGATTCGGCACCGCGGACAACATGGCGACGTTCTTCCCTTGGCCGTCTTCGCTCACCGACAAGAAAACCTACTTGAACAAGCTGACGAGAGACGATGATTCCATCGTCCTCGAGAAAAAGTATGGCAACAAGCTGACCTACCGCCCTTGTGACGCCTGGTTCTTGTATTCATCGGACCGACTGGAGCCATCGCCCACCGTGGTACGGCACCGCTACTGGCGATTGGAGGAAGTGGAGGACCGGTTCGGCGTCAAAGTTCTGTATGATTACGGGAGCAATCCGTTCTCGCTCATTCCCGTGGAGATCCGAGCCGTCGACCGGCTGGATCAGAAGTTGACCATCGGGCGCAGCAGCAACGGACGAAGGGTCGAGTGGATCAAGGACGCTGAGGAGAACATCACCAAATTCCACTACGCGAACCGTACGGTCTCGGTTCCGGATACCATCTACCAGTATCCCTATCAGGAACTCGAGCGGGTGGAGTTTCCCGGCGGGGCCGAGGAGACCTATACCTACGAGGTGCTGGCCGATCCCGAGTTTGAAACCGCCGAGCCAAAAGTGACCCGGCACCTGCACGCGAACCTGAAATCCATCCAGCGGGACGGTTACGCGCGGCGTGTTTTCACCTACGGCTTCGACCGCACAAAAAAGTGGTTCGACCATTCCCTCGGCCGCAATGCGATCAGCGTCAACCTGGATTCGGTCCCCGCCGAGGTTGCGGCGCGGGCCAGGACCTATGTGGCCACCATCAACAAGGAGCCCCAGCCCTTCGCAACCTTACGCGTCCAATACGGAATTCCACGGCAAGTGACGGGCGTCTCCTGGCCGGCCATGGGCATCCAGTCCGCGTTCGCCAAGACCGCCGACACCCAGACGACCTACGGCCCGTCCTTTTCGGCGAGCAATGGAACCGAGGTCACCGACGCGGGAGGAAAGAAGTATACCTACACCTTCGGAGGGACCCACGGGGAGATCATCGACACGGATTCAAGCCAGATAGGGGGAACGACCAATGTTTCCACCCAATGGCTCATCTACCACACCCAGATGACCCTCCAATACAAGAATCCGGGCGGTGCCATCCTCGGGTCCGAGAGCTTCGAGTTCGATCCCGATTCCGGGTTGAGCCTGAAAAAGACGGTGGACTTCTGCGGAAATGAAACGGTTTGGGGTTTTGAAGAGGAGCGTCCCGCCGGCCCTCGCATTGCCCTGGCGAACAAGCCCGGCTTTTTGACGAAATGGGCGGACCCGAGCAAGAAGACCGATGCCTTGGGACGGATCGAAGACTACGCTTACGGAAACCACCGGATGCTGAAGCGCCTCACCGACATCCACGGAACGGTGACCCAATACACGGTGGACGATCTCGGGAGACGCAGGGACATGAGCGTGGAGGATGCCGCCGGGAATCCGCTGCTGAAGGAGACTTACGACTACGACGAGGAAGCGGCGGACGGGCTGTTCCCGGGATTCATGGTCCGGAAGACGAAGAAGGCTTTTGCCAATCTCTCCGGCAAGCCTTGGGAACAGGATCTGGTGGTGGAATACATTCACGACTCGCGTGGCCGGGTCTGGAAGGAGCGGGTCGATCCCGCCGGCGAGGACTTGGTGACGGTTCACACTTACGATCTCAACAACCAACGGGTGACCACGCTCGATCCCAAGAACATCGAGACCAGCTTCGACTACGACGGGCGCAACCGCTTGGGGAGCGTGACCTACGCGAGCAACAGCGCCACCCCGACCGTCAAGTCCTTCGGCTACGACGACAACAATGCCAAGATCCGCGAGACCGACGAGAACGGTCACTCGACGCTCATGGAGCGCGACGGCTTGGGACGGGTGATCAAATCCGCGCGCGATCTCAACGGGGATAACCTGATCGACCTCGACGACGACATTGTCACGCAGTTCGCTTACGACGATGTCGGGCAGCTCCGGAAAGAGATCGACCCGCGTGGTTTCGCCACGGTGAGCTTCCGGGACCATCTCCATCGCCCGCAGCATGTGTTCGGCGGCGTGCCGGCGGCATCGGCGGACGGAACCTTCGCGGACCTCTCCGAGCTGGCCGAGTCCTCCAGAGGTATCACCCGCGGTGAATTCTCCTACAGCACCGTGAAGAACACGGGAGGCGGCTTGCTCGCTCCCTTCAAACCGACCGAAACGGTGCGGTACCATGCGGTTTCGATGACGTACGGGCAAGCCGACTCGACGCTGACCGACTCCGCCACCTACGACGATGTCTATCGTCCGGTCGAGACGACTTCCGAGTACAAGCCGGGCTTTTCCAAGACCACGGAGTTCGACCATGGCACGGTGAATGCCTCAGGGCGTGAGTCGCTGGTGAGCACCGTGACCGACTCACTCGGCAAGGTCACCCTCACCACCCGCGACGGGCTGGGGCGCGAAACGGAAGTCATCGACGGATTCGGGAATGCCGATGCGGATCTCGTGCTCGCCAGCACGAAGCACTACACGAGCACCGGCTTGGTCTGGAAGGCGGTGGACCCGCTTCTCCGGGAAACCGGGACGGAGTACGACCGTGCCGGCAGGCCGGTGAAGGTCTTCCAACCCGATCCGGTCACCGGGCAGGTCACCGCCGGTTCATCCGTCACCGAAACGGTCTACGACGACAACGGCAATGTCTCCGCCGTGATCGATCCGCTGGGCCGGCGGACCGACTTCGATCATGACCTCCGCAACCGCAAGTGGCGCACCCGCCAGGCAGCGGTGAGCGACTCCACCGATCCCGACTCACCAATCGCCAATGTCCGGCCGACCACCACGGTGGCTTACGACGATGCCGGCAATACGATCGCGGTCACCGATCCCCGCGGTTCGACCACCCGGACCTTCCACGACCCGGCGAACCGGCCGGTGAAAGTCCGCACCAATCCCCAAACGGGCAATCCATCGGCAGATCGTGACTCGCCGGGAACGCACGACATCACGGTCGCCACCAGCTACGACAAGGGCGGGCTGGTTCGCTCCGTGATGGACGGCAACGGCAACACTACCCGTAATTCCTACGACAATCTCGGACGTTTGATCGGCACGGCCACCGATCCCGACAGCGGCAACCCCGCTTCCTTGCCGGAGAGCGGCTTCGACCCGGCTGCGTACCGCGGAGCCAATCCAACTGCGATCCTGGTTTCCTATCTCCACGACGACTCGGGCAACATCATCGGCGTCACCGATGGCGAGGAGCACCAGACCGCCTTCACCTTCGATGGTTTTTCCCGCAAGACCGCAACCCTCTGGGATCCCGGGAAGATGTTGGAGAGGGTGGAGAGCTCGGAATACAACTCTTTCGTCCAGACCGCCAGGGTCGATGGAAAGGGCCATCGGACCGAGTACGGTTATGACGAGCTCCACCGCCTGGAGGACGTGATCTACCGGTCGGACACGATGGGGACCACCCATCCCGACAACCGTCACCTCGACTACGACAAGGCCGGGAAGGTGCTCGCTGTTACCTACCCGAACGACCCCGGTTCGATCCGCGCCGTCTACTCCGTGTATGACAAGCTCGACCGGCTCACCAGCGAGACATCGGCAGGCATCACCCACACCCATCCGGAATACGACAAGGCCGGGAACCGGAAGCAAACGACCTACGGGCGCACCGGCACCACCTTGGTCTCCACCTACGACGCTCTCAACCGCCTTGAAACCTGCGAGGAGCGCTCCGACGCGGCGACGCCGTCCGGCCGGACCACGGTCTACGCCTACGACCGTGGCGGACTGGTGACCCGCAAGACCCTGCCCAACGGCAACGCCAGTAGCACCGGCCGCGACCGGCTCGGCCGCACCTTGTCCATGGTCGAACGGACTTCCTCCGGCGCGGTGGTCTCGTCCTTCGACTATTCGCAGGCGGTCGGCGGATGGCCCTTCAGCCACGATGGTGCCGGCAACGTGCTGCGCTGCGCGGAACACCACAGCATGAGCGGCGTGGACGACCGCGTGGTGGTCAACACCTACGACCACGCCAACCGCCTCGACACCGAGACCATCACTCCCGCGGGGGGAGCGGCCGTCGCCACGGATTACGGCTATGATCGCGCGGACAACCGGGTGAGCAAGACCATCGGTGCGACCGTTACGGATTACCAGTTCGGCGATGGCGACAACGGGGCGAATTCAAACCAGCTCGGCGCTTACGGGCCTTCCGGCCAGCCGGTCACCCACAGCTTCACCTACGATGCGAACGGCAACCGGG